GCCGGATAGGGGCCACCGGTCTCGCTGGCGATCTCGGTGCTGGGGCAGGTGCTGCTGCTGGTCGAACTGCCGCTGCTGCCGGAATCGGATGAACTGCTGCCGGAGTCCGACGAGGTGCTGCCGCTGGCACTGTCACCGCCGCCGCAGCCCGCCAGAACCAGCGGCATCGACAGCGCCAAGCCGCCCGCGGACAGCCATCCCAGCGCCAGACGACGGTCGGCAGCGAGGAGGCTTGAGCGGCCTGCCTCCACGGCAGGCTGGAAGGGCGTGGCGAAGTCGTCGTCGGAGGTGTGCGATGCGTTCATGGGGTGTCCTGGGGCCACCCCGTTTCGGGTGGCGCAGGTCCGCATGGTCGTGGCAGCGTGTTGCTGTCACATTGCCGCGCGATGCACGGGCGTTGCTGCGAAGCTCAGGACCGGAACAGGCGCGAGTACTGGGCTTCGTGCTGGCCCGACAGGATGGCCAGGCCGGGCGTGAAGGCCTGCCATTGGCTTTCGGGCAGGGCCAGGGCCTGGTCCACCACATCGGGCAGGCGCTGGCTCAGCCGGGCCAGGATGCGCTGCCCCGCGCTCTGGCCCAGCGGCACCGCCTTGATCGCGGCCTGGGCCATGTTCTCGGCCCAGCCAAAGCCGTGGGCCAGCAGGGCCTCGCGCAGTGGGGCGCCGATCACCGTCACCGCCAGCCCGAAGGCCACCGGCCAGCAGGGTGCCGGGCGCAAGGCACCCAGCGCGGCCACGCGCGTGTCTTCGGGGGCGCGCTGGCGCAGCCAGTCCTGCAGAGAGCGGCCCATCTGTTCGGTCTGCTGGCGCAGCTCGCTGCTCTCGCGCGTCAGGCGCACCCAGTCGTTGAGCTCGGCCGCCCGTGCCACATCGCCCCGCTGCCAGGCCTGCGCGCTGCGGGCCACCACCGCCAGGTCGGCCCGGC
This sequence is a window from Ideonella dechloratans. Protein-coding genes within it:
- a CDS encoding urease accessory protein UreF yields the protein MPRARPAPAPLPAATLLQLMWLASPALPVGGFSYSEGLEAAVEAGRVTNEALAADWLDDQLTLALGRADLAVVARSAQAWQRGDVARAAELNDWVRLTRESSELRQQTEQMGRSLQDWLRQRAPEDTRVAALGALRPAPCWPVAFGLAVTVIGAPLREALLAHGFGWAENMAQAAIKAVPLGQSAGQRILARLSQRLPDVVDQALALPESQWQAFTPGLAILSGQHEAQYSRLFRS